The DNA region ACTGAATTTGAACTTTACTACTAATCTATGCAAACTCTGGCAGCTACTAGGTAAAGAAACTTCTGTAAGCTTTTCAAATGTCACATGCTTATTCATTTGCTGGCTATCGTTTGGTTTATTGTTGGCGTCAAGAGTTTCCTAGTGCATATAGTTAAGTTCAGTAAAGAACTAGATACTCATTCTTTCATAAATGATCTCTGCAAGATGTGTATTTTAATCTGAATATACTAGCAAAACATTTTGGTTTGCAGCATCTCCTAAACTTTGAAATGCTGGTCGTTCAAGAATACAAATGACCAGCACCCAGCTTAAAGACGTTGATAACCCTGAAATATCGAGTATCGAATCTTAACTTTTGTAAATAGTTTCCCCGTATTTTGACGAAGTATTCTGATGGTTTAGTTTGAATTATGCCCTCATTGACCTATCAACGAActtatttccaattcaatccgCTGAGACATGGACTGGTTTAACTTAGAATATAGTCATGGTGGATTGATAAAGTGACAAATAAATTTGGACGATGGAAGAAAATTTATCCTGTTTCTAACCGATTGTgataaaaaaatttggaggagGAGCTCATCGCCAGTTTGCAAGGATATCCATGGCTCGTCATCTCTAAGATACCTCATTACAACCAATAAACATACATTTTGGAATGGATCAAAAGTAGAGTGTTTTTATTCGTTTGTAAACTTAAAGCGGATGCAACAAACTAAATAGGAATTCAAAGTTTATCTTCCTTATATACAGTGTTGACTATATACAAGTGCAGAACCTTCAATTTCTACTAGAAATGAATGTTCACTCACATCGCAAAATATAGCATTCGACAATAACAAGCTATCAGTCACTACAACACTCTAACTAACTGTCCTGCTCCTATAAAATCGACAGAAAATCATAAACATCAAGAAACTGGCAGCACTTGACAAGGCCAGAAACCAGTAGTAGTTATCTAAACGGGCCTTTCTCATGTCATCGGCGAACCAATTCTGCTTTTCCCCTATTGAACTTGTCAAATGTTCAATCACGGTTATAAGGAATGAGCTGAAGAAACTACCACACCCGAATACACTAGTATAAAGGGCTATACCTAAAGTTCTCATATTTATTGGAACTTCAGAATAAAAGAACTCTTGCATACCAACAACTGTGAATATATCTGAAATTCCCAAGAGAATGTATTGAGGCAGCAACCAGAATATGCTCATTGGCACATCTTCTAAAGTTGAAGTCCCCATATTTCTGGCAATATCTAGTCTTTTTCTTTCGGTAACAGCTGCAATTATCATTGCTATTACTGAAAGGAACATACCTATTCCCATTCTCTGCATCACAGTGATACCTTTCTCATTGCGTGTCAAAACACGAATGAAGGGGATAAAGAACGTGTCGTACAGAGGCATGAGAAGGATTATAGATATGGTGATTGAACTTTGAAGAGCAGCTGGTGGAATTCGGAAGTTGCTTCCAATGTTTCTCTTCATTGTCATACCTTGTTTAGTGAAAAATGTTGCAGGTTGTTGAAAAATCACAGCAAACATCAGAAGCATAGTCCATACTGGCAGTAGAGGTAGtattacttttaaaattttgactaccCCATTCTCTGATTTTTTATCGGCACCCTCGATGCTGCCTGAATCTTGTTGGCAGAGTGGTGTATTTTCAAGTCtatgaacaaaaaaataagcCATAATTAGCACTACGGGCCAAGAAATTTATTTGTTTTGCTTTTATTAAGTGATACACAATCACAACGTCCAAAAAAAGCTAGACTGATTTAACATGTTATGAGTTAGCTATCATTTTTACGAAATTACAGATACGTTAGAAGTGAATTGATTGTCTGAAATATTTTAAACTCTTCTACAACAGCTTTAAAGAAACACTTACTCGATCTCAACAGCCTTTGACTTATTGGTATCTGGTACAGCGATCTCACCACAGGTCAATCTTGACGTAGCCGCTCTAATAGATTTAACTATATCACCCAGTGACTTGATATGAATAATTTCGCCATCTCTGTTGTGTGTATAAAATCGGTTTCCAAATCTGAAGACTATAACCGATACTATCATGGCAATAGAGGGAATGGCGAAACCTAATCCCCATCCTAATGTATCCTGTATGTACGACATGACAGAAACTCCAAGTAGACTGCCACAACAAATGCCAAAATACCACCACTGGAAAAATGTGCTCTTCTTCTTGGTGCTCTGGTCATTTTTTGTACATGGCAATTCCTCTTCGTCATCAAATTGGTCCGCTGCAAAAGCTTGTAAGGACGGGTTGTAACCCGCTTGGCCTAGTGAAATTAAATGCAGAGACCATTGTAAGGATGACGAGAAACCCGATTTGTCCGCAGAAGTCCATGGCCAGTGTAATGCTAATGATGTCAAAGCTAAAAGACCCTGATTGTTTA from Lycium ferocissimum isolate CSIRO_LF1 chromosome 2, AGI_CSIRO_Lferr_CH_V1, whole genome shotgun sequence includes:
- the LOC132047162 gene encoding protein NRT1/ PTR FAMILY 5.8-like, whose product is MAGGQSRRKLNKPCILLIVIAGMERFAFKGVASNLVTYLTDVVKMSNSAAAKMVNNWCGITSMLPLLVAPLADSYLDRYTTVLASSSLYFAGLLALTSLALHWPWTSADKSGFSSSLQWSLHLISLGQAGYNPSLQAFAADQFDDEEELPCTKNDQSTKKKSTFFQWWYFGICCGSLLGVSVMSYIQDTLGWGLGFAIPSIAMIVSVIVFRFGNRFYTHNRDGEIIHIKSLGDIVKSIRAATSRLTCGEIAVPDTNKSKAVEIELENTPLCQQDSGSIEGADKKSENGVVKILKVILPLLPVWTMLLMFAVIFQQPATFFTKQGMTMKRNIGSNFRIPPAALQSSITISIILLMPLYDTFFIPFIRVLTRNEKGITVMQRMGIGMFLSVIAMIIAAVTERKRLDIARNMGTSTLEDVPMSIFWLLPQYILLGISDIFTVVGMQEFFYSEVPINMRTLGIALYTSVFGCGSFFSSFLITVIEHLTSSIGEKQNWFADDMRKARLDNYYWFLALSSAASFLMFMIFCRFYRSRTVS